Proteins encoded within one genomic window of Dasypus novemcinctus isolate mDasNov1 chromosome 17, mDasNov1.1.hap2, whole genome shotgun sequence:
- the CCT7 gene encoding T-complex protein 1 subunit eta: MMPTPVILLKEGTDSSQGIPQLVSNISACQVIAEAVRTTLGPRGMDKLIVDGRGKATISNDGATILKLLDVVHPAAKTLVDIAKSQDAEVGDGTTSVTLLAAEFLKQVKPYVEEGLHPQIIIRAFRTATQLAVNKIKEIAVTVKKEDKVEQRKLLEKCAMTALSSKLISQQKVFFAKMVVDAVMMLDDLLQLKMIGIKKVQGGALEESQLVAGVAFKKTFSYAGFEMQPKKYDNPTIALLNVELELKAEKDNAEVRVHTVEDYQAIVDAEWSILYDKLEMIHLSGAKVVLSKLPIGDVATQYFADRDMFCAGRVPEEDLKRTMMACGGSIQTSVNALSADVLGCCQVFEETQIGGERYNFFTGCPKAKTCTIILRGGAEQFMEETERSLHDAIMIVRRAIKNDSVVAGGGAIEMELSKYLRDYSRTIPGKQQLLIGAYAKALEIIPRQLCDNAGFDATNILNKLRARHAQGGMWYGVDINNEDIADNFKGFVWEPAMVRINALTAASEAACLIVSVDETIKNPRSTVDAPPSVGRGRGRGRLH; the protein is encoded by the exons ccCACACCAGTTATCCTGTTGAAAGAAGGGACTGATAGTTCCCAGGGCATCCCCCAACTTGTAAGCAACATCAGTGCCTGCCAGGTGATCGCCGAGGCTGTAAGAACCACCCTGGGTCCCCGTGGCATGGACAAGCTTATTGTGGATGGCCGAG gcaaagcAACAATTTCTAATGATGGGGCCACAATTCTGAAACTTCTTGATGTCGTCCATCCTGCAGCAAAGACTTTAGTGGACATTGCCAAATCCCAGGATGCCGAG GTTGGTGATGGCACCACGTCCGTGACCCTGCTGGCCGCAGAGTTTCTAAAGCAGGTGAAACCGTATGTGGAGGAAGGTTTGCATCCCCAGATCATCATTCGAGCTTTCCGCACTGCCACACAATTG GCAGTTAACAAGATTAAAGAGATTGCTGTGACTGTGAAGAAGGAAGATAAAGT GGAGCAGAGGAAACTACTGGAGAAGTGTGCCATGACTGCTCTGAGCTCCAAGCTGATCTCCCAGCAAAAAGTCTTCTTTGCTAAGATGGTGGTTGATGCAGTGATGATGCTTGATGATTTGCTGCAGCTGAAAATGATTGGAATCAAGAAAGTGCAGGGTGGCGCCCTAGAG gagTCCCAGCTGGTAGCTGGTGTTGCATTCAAGAAGACTTTCTCTTACGCTGGGTTTGAAATGCAACCCAAAAAGTATGATAATCCCACGATTGCCCTTTTAAATGTTGAGCTCGAGCTGAAAGCTGAAAAAGATAATGCTGAAGTCAGAGTCCACACAGTTGAG GATTATCAGGCAATTGTTGATGCTGAGTGGAGCATTCTCTATGACAAGTTAGAGATGATCCATTTGTCAGGAGCCAAAGTTGTCTTGTCCAAACTCCCCATTGGGGATGTGGCCACCCAGTACTTTGCTGACAGGGACATGTTCTGTGCTGGCCGAGTGCCCGAGGAAGATCTGAAGAGGACGATGATG GCCTGCGGAGGCTCAATCCAGACCAGTGTGAATGCGCTGTCAGCAGATGTACTGGGCTGCTGCCAGGTCTTTGAAGAGACCCAGATTGGAGGCGAGAG GTACAATTTCTTCACTGGTTGCCCCAAGGCCAAGACTTGTACCATAATCCTCCGTGGTGGTGCTGAGCAATTTATGGAGGAGACGGAGCGGTCCCTGCATGATGCCATCATGATCGTCAGAAGAGCCATCAAG AACGATTCAGTGGTGGCTGGTGGCGGGGCCATCGAGATGGAGCTCTCCAAATACCTGCGAGATTACTCAAGGACCATTCCAGGAAAACAGCAGCTGTTGATTGGAGCATATGCCAAGGCCTTGGAGATTATCCCACGCCAGCTGTGTGACAATGCGGGCTTTGATGCCACAAACATCCTCAACAAGCTGCGGGCTCGGCATGCTCAG GGGGGCATGTGGTATGGGGTGGACATCAACAACGAGGACATTGCTGACAACTTCAAGGGCTTCGTGTGGGAGCCAGCTATGGTGCGGATCAACGCACTGACGGCAGCCTCGGAGGCCGCGTGCCTCATTGTGTCCGTAGACGAAACCATCAAGAACCCGCGTTCCACAGTGGATGCTCCCCCGTCAGTTGGCCGGGGCCGAGGCCGGGGCCGCCTGCATTGA